From the Plectropomus leopardus isolate mb chromosome 18, YSFRI_Pleo_2.0, whole genome shotgun sequence genome, one window contains:
- the LOC121958289 gene encoding receptor-transporting protein 3-like — protein sequence MVKPTDWIPSLWVETFEELQDDDNELDYGDEWTLNFNYTLTDKLTTEQRRRGWRVFCYHAHGHFKCTSCKKIWPSAQVTVLFHYRLRGGRGTVIMRPFGQACRSCQNNTFYLPGFYKEEVEKALLRLCAKIRKNCYRDEDVDDDGGSVSPKVWTKPHEKTLCEACRMGICCQDDE from the exons ATGGTAAAACCTACAG ATTGGATTCCTTCTTTGTGGGTTGAGACATTTGAAGAATTGCAAGACGATGACAATGAGCTGGACTATGGAGACGAGTGGACTCTCAACTTTAACTACACTTTGACGGACAAACTCACCACggagcagagaaggagaggcTGGAGGGTCTTCTGCTACCATGCCCATGGACA tttcaagTGTACATCCTGCAAGAAGATCTGGCCTTCAGCACAGGTGACGGTGTTGTTCCATTACCGGTTGCGAGGTGGGCGGGGGACGGTGATCATGCGGCCCTTTGGACAGGCCTGTCGCAGTTGCCAGAACAATACGTTTTACCTTCCTGGTTTTTATAAGGAAGAGGTGGAAAAAGCCCTGCTCAGGCTGTGTGCCAAAATCCGCAAAAATTGCTACCGAGATGAGGACGTCGATGATGATGGTGGCTCAGTATCCCCCAAGGTGTGGACCAAACCACATGAGAAGACCCTGTGTGAGGCCTGCAGAATGGGCATCTGCTGTCAGGATGAtgaataa
- the fam83hb gene encoding protein FAM83H, whose protein sequence is MPNRSQSSSIGDNPLDPNYLPPHYREEYRLAIDALIENDIQGYNEFLQTAEVVGFLAQPEIEFIKSTIQIPNPTSSFPELTYHEAGQEADGSSDTYWPIQSDLAAPGLDLGWPLPQQSFMGPTEVTTLVNPSDPDMPSIKEQARRLIKNARQVIALVMDTFTDVDIFADLLDAAARHVPVYILLDEQEAHHFVSMVFNCKVNLDLHPMVRVRTVAGITYYSRTGKSFKGQVKDRFLLADCRAVLSGNYSFMWSYEKIHRCIAHLFLGELVATFDEEFRILFAQSEPLVIDATDGALALPDTSTFLGKQFGLKRTQSLRNPVSYRRQTELPSAFPYGDSDRNLGLPFRRNDLFRHTIEPGAGIMIGKYSQQQFRLQQSFMEQGRSIVSRQMELSSTAFKRHSYAEGTQENYTSSRQYMKHRVMNNLDETDFHREHTQSSHYLTEGPGPGSGHGHYDRLRGRRPQLSIDQYSDSSFRSDLEAPHGNYGRDYFSSEDLRAPEGHHAPPLAGRYGGGSANKRPTIGQAYACQSSPTQPHPPEKKPFGKQSHHDQEEDDDVRQGLRSWRIHSYLSTYEDGAEEGLSQPMGPDAFEDPPSSQQPAANENSAPRFGTKETLNVPPKPRPDILRPRYGKPTLPESNSKDSAPTTATKDLRPSVSDLKSFTLDKKGRDAEKEREQETERGAAREVGVDVEVKETSDLFLSKHESFRTRVNPLLQRSSRLRSSLIFSSSKAEIHSGSLGLKPATEIDEELDSVRSSSIVAQILEKRRSLTREPFEWRKKAEEKDKEKEKEVELEREKDKEKEARERAEKERTEKEREEKERAEKERKEREKEKARQQEENEIRLKNETKAKVEPEKPYKEVRMTPNVEKSEATTSLNMNDPASRLQYFKDLAAKRKASKMETESALKVPEPAEKKPDLSEKPPLRTTVTPKIPTVSVTSAEVEPKKSDISAKLAELSRRSSFSSSKPPMVATRPVASHLKPSETTQSQKEENASEGQKRDIFKSLKPLPSPKIFKKDPLKLKGLNPRRISCGEEILTTDATDAEKSELKKSRSHSSSTLPRDESKEGLQRVTGSNTSINTLGEGKGEGKTLDFLKKQTQRLKGFLGPKDKEKKSSGDEKSMSTVREITEDSSKKQSSLAKDKGSTSTDQTTANHKTSTVSSGPSRYQAPGSSVLFSSNLRDDTKVILEQISANSQKNRQEREETGGDRDSDGGEKGLERQNSLKKSRFLRPPGNIQEREGLLKRIESLRKEKKVYSRFEVVYHCKEDICSVDGKEI, encoded by the exons ATGCCAAACCGCTCACAGAGTTCATCGATTGGTGATAACCCCCTCGACCCCAACTACCTGCCCCCACATTACCGGGAGGAGTACCGTCTAGCTATTGATGCTCTGATAGAAAATGACATCCAG GGCTACAATGAGTTCCTCCAGACTGCAGAGGTGGTTGGTTTCCTGGCACAGCCAGAAATTGAGTTCATCAAGTCCACTATTCAGATACCCAACCCGACCTCCAGCTTCCCAGAGCTGACGTATCATGAGGCAGGTCAGGAGGCTGATGGCTCCTCAGACACCTACTGGCCGATACAGTCTGACCTGGCAGCACCAGGACTGGACCTGGGCTGGCCGCTGCCACAGCAAAGCTTCATGGGGCCCACAGAGGTCACCACACTAGTCAACCCCTCTGACCCAGACATGCCAAGCATCAAGGAGCAGGCCAGGAGACTCATCAAGAATGCACGCCAA GTTATTGCCTTGGTGATGGATACGTTCacagatgttgacatttttgcggACCTCTTGGATGCAGCAGCACGCCATGTTCCTGTTTACATTCTACTGGATGAGCAAGAAGCCCATCACTTTGTCTCTATGGTCTTTAACTGCAAAGTCAATTTGGACCTACATCCT ATGGTGCGTGTAAGGACTGTGGCAGGAATAACCTATTATTCCCGGACAGGGAAGTCATTTAAGGGGCAAGTGAAAGATCGTTTCTTACTGGCTGATTGCAGAGCTGTACTCAGTGGCAACTACAG ttttatgTGGTCCTATGAGAAGATCCACCGCTGCATCGCCCACCTCTTCCTTGGGGAGTTGGTTGCCACCTTTGATGAAGAGTTTCGCATTCTCTTTGCTCAGTCAGAACCTCTAGTCATTGACGCAACAGATGGAGCACTTGCTCTCCCTGACACCAGCACTTTTTTGGGCAAACAGTTTGGTTTGAAGAGGACACAATCTTTGCGTAACCCCGTAAGTTACCGAAGACAGACTGAGCTTCCCTCTGCCTTCCCCTATGGAGACTCTGATCGTAACCTTGGACTTCCTTTCCGGAGGAACGATCTATTTCGTCACACCATTGAACCTGGGGCAGGAATAATGATTGGAAAGTATTCCCAGCAGCAGTTTCGTTTGCAGCAGTCTTTCATGGAGCAGGGAAGGTCCATAGTGTCCAGACAAATGGAGTTGAGTTCCACTGCTTTCAAGAGGCACAGCTATGCAGAGGGAACCCAGGAAAACTACACATCTTCCAGGCAATACATGAAGCACAGAGTCATGAATAATCTGGATGAGACAGACTTCCACAG GGAGCACACACAAAGTAGCCATTACTTAACCGAGGGGCCTGGGCCAGGTTCAGGTCACGGACACTACGACAGGCTTCGAGGTCGTCGCCCACAACTCTCAATCGACCAGTACTCAGATTCAAGTTTTCGCTCAGATCTGGAGGCTCCACATGGAAACTATGGCCGAGACTACTTTTCATCTGAGGACTTGAGAGCACCTGAGGGGCACCATGCACCTCCATTAGCTGGGAGGTACGGAGGAGGTTCGGCCAATAAAAGGCCAACCATAGGTCAGGCGTATGCCTGCCAGAGCTCACCCACGCAGCCCCACCCACCAGAGAAGAAACCGTTTGGCAAACAATCTCATCACGACCAGGAGGAAGATGATGATGTAAGGCAAGGCCTGAGGAGCTGGAGAATCCACTCTTATCTTAGCACTTATGAGGATGGTGCAGAAGAAGGTCTGAGTCAGCCTATGGGGCCTGATGCATTTGAAGATCCTCCATCATCTCAGCAGCCAGCTGCCAATGAAAATTCAGCTCCTCGCTTTGGAACGAAGGAGACACTGAATGTTCCCCCCAAACCAAGACCTGATATCTTGAGACCACGCTATGGAAAGCCCACCTTACCTGAGAGCAACAGTAAAGACTCTGCCCCAACAACAGCAACCAAGGATCTGCGTCCCTCAGTCAGTGACTTAAAGTCATTTACACTTGACAAGAAAGGGAGAGACGCTGAGAAGGAAAGGGAGCAAGAAACAGAGAGGGGTGCAGCAAGAGAAGTGGGTGTGGATGTGGAGGTGAAAGAGACTTCAGATCTTTTCCTGTCCAAACATGAATCATTCCGCACACGTGTTAACCCACTCCTTCAACGTAGCTCTCGTCTGCGTTCCTCACTCATATTCTCATCTTCCAAGGCAGAGATCCACAGTGGTAGCCTCGGCCTAAAACCAGCCACTGAGATAGATGAGGAGTTAGACTCAGTACGTTCTTCCTCAATTGTGGCCCAGATCCTAGAGAAGAGGAGGTCATTGACTCGTGAGCCTTTTGAGTGGAGAAAGAAGGCTGAGGAAAAAGataaggagaaagaaaaagaagtggaGTTAGAAAGGGAGAAGGATAAAGAAAAGGAGGCGAGAGAAAGGGCAGAGAAAGAaaggacagagaaagaaagagaggagaaagaaagggcagaaaaagaaaggaaggagagagaaaaagagaaagctcGACAGCAAGAGGAAAATGAGATTCGTTTGAAGAATGAGACTAAAGCAAAAGTGGAACCTGAGAAACCCTACAAAGAAGTGAGGATGACACCAAATGTTGAGAAATCTGAAGCCACAACATCATTGAACATGAATGACCCAGCCAGTCGACTGCAATATTTCAAAGACCTGGCTGCCAAGAGAAAAGCCTCAAAAATGGAGACAGAGTCAGCGCTAAAAGTCCCAgagcctgctgaaaaaaagccaGATCTTTCTGAAAAGCCTCCCCTGAGGACTACAGTTACTCCAAAGATCCCAACTGTATCTGTTACCTCAGCAGAAGTTGAACCAAAGAAGTCAGACATATCTGCAAAACTGGCGGAGCTCAGTCGTAGATCTTCATTTAGTTCATCGAAACCACCCATGGTTGCAACCAGGCCTGTTGCGAGCCACCTGAAGCCTTCGGAGACAACTCAATCGCAGAAAGAGGAAAATGCATCAGAGGGTCAAAAGAGGGATATATTCAAGTCTCTAAAACCCCTTCCTTCACCTAAGATTTTCAAGAAGGATCCGCTGAAACTCAAAGGACTAAATCCACGTCGCATCTCCTGTGGTGAAGAGATTCTGACCACAGATGCCACAGATGCAGAGAAGAGTGAATTGAAAAAGAGTCGCTCTCATAGTTCTTCAACTCTGCCACGTGATGAGTCCAAGGAAGGACTGCAAAGAGTTACGGGATCTAATACATCCATCAACACACTTGGAGAGGGAAAGGGTGAGGGTAAGACACTCGACTTCTTGAAGAAGCAGACTCAGAGGCTAAAGGGATTCCTGGGACCCAaggataaagaaaagaaatcatcaGGAGATGAAAAGAGCATGAGCACGGTCAGAGAGATCACAGAAGActcaagcaaaaaacaaagttcattAGCTAAAGATAAGGGATCTACCTCTACTGACCAAACTACAGCTAATCACAAGACATCAACCGTCTCATCAGGCCCATCTCGATACCAGGCCCCAGGCAGCTCTGTTCTTTTCAGCAGCAACCTACGAGATGACACCAAAGTCATTCTAGAGCAGATCTCGGCCAACAGCCAGAAGAATCGACAGGAGCGAGAAGAAACAGGAGGGGACAGAGATAGTGACGGTGGGGAGAAGGGGCTGGAGAGACAAAACTCCTTAAAAAAGAGTCGATTTCTGCGACCGCCGGGCAACATCCAGGAGCGTGAGGGATTGCTGAAGAGGATAGAGAGTTtgaggaaggagaagaaggTCTACAGCCGCTTTGAGGTAGTCTATCACTGTAAGGAAGATATTTGCAGCGTGGATGggaaagagatataa
- the si:ch211-199g17.9 gene encoding synaptonemal complex central element protein 1 isoform X1, whose amino-acid sequence MSEPAALAEQKKSAFNIDLINIAPPDGEGGMQEPKVEQLMGKLRRLQQGKRALAEENKDIESVRDTLQKELTNLQTEAYQLEGNHKEKEELCRKLQFQLEESQKDSYRWLQQNKKSEKLLEQYRCEIQEFKLKQRKQRMKFENQLHQLIVQHKNLYSVFTPERLPGEIESAEKTKSQLLSNEQMKLAQLQRLNVELEEMKKQKQPATTAAETQE is encoded by the exons ATGAGCGAACCAGCAG CGTTAGcagagcagaagaaaagtg CATTCAACATCGACTTGATTAACATTGCACCACCAGATGGAG AAGGAGGCATGCAGGAGCCCAAAGTGGAACAGCTGATGGGCAAATTGAGGAGGCTGCAACAAG GTAAAAGAGCCCTGGCAGAAGAAAATAAGGATATCGAATCAGTCAGAGACACTTTGCAGAAAGAGCTGACAAATT TGCAAACTGAGGCCTACCAACTGGAAGGAAATCATAAAGAAAAGGAAG AGTTGTGCAGAAAGCTGCAGTTCCAGCTTGAAGAATCTCAAAAGGACTCTTACAG gtGGTTacagcaaaacaagaaaagtgagaAACTGCTGGAACAGTATAGATGTGAAATCCAGGAATTTAAGCTTAAACAACGGAAGCAGCG GATGAAGTTCGAAAACCAGCTTCATCAACTGATAGTGCAGCATAAGAATCTGTACTCTGTCTTT ACTCCAGAAAGGCTCCCTGGTGAAATAGAGAGTGCGGAGAAGACAAAAAGTCAGCTTTTGTCAAATG AACAAATGAAGTTGGCTCAGCTGCAGCGCCTCAATGTGGAGCTAGAAGAgatgaaaaaacagaagcagCCTGCAACAACAGCTGCAGAGACTCAAGAGTAA
- the si:ch211-199g17.9 gene encoding synaptonemal complex central element protein 1 isoform X2 yields MSEPAAFNIDLINIAPPDGEGGMQEPKVEQLMGKLRRLQQGKRALAEENKDIESVRDTLQKELTNLQTEAYQLEGNHKEKEELCRKLQFQLEESQKDSYRWLQQNKKSEKLLEQYRCEIQEFKLKQRKQRMKFENQLHQLIVQHKNLYSVFTPERLPGEIESAEKTKSQLLSNEQMKLAQLQRLNVELEEMKKQKQPATTAAETQE; encoded by the exons ATGAGCGAACCAGCAG CATTCAACATCGACTTGATTAACATTGCACCACCAGATGGAG AAGGAGGCATGCAGGAGCCCAAAGTGGAACAGCTGATGGGCAAATTGAGGAGGCTGCAACAAG GTAAAAGAGCCCTGGCAGAAGAAAATAAGGATATCGAATCAGTCAGAGACACTTTGCAGAAAGAGCTGACAAATT TGCAAACTGAGGCCTACCAACTGGAAGGAAATCATAAAGAAAAGGAAG AGTTGTGCAGAAAGCTGCAGTTCCAGCTTGAAGAATCTCAAAAGGACTCTTACAG gtGGTTacagcaaaacaagaaaagtgagaAACTGCTGGAACAGTATAGATGTGAAATCCAGGAATTTAAGCTTAAACAACGGAAGCAGCG GATGAAGTTCGAAAACCAGCTTCATCAACTGATAGTGCAGCATAAGAATCTGTACTCTGTCTTT ACTCCAGAAAGGCTCCCTGGTGAAATAGAGAGTGCGGAGAAGACAAAAAGTCAGCTTTTGTCAAATG AACAAATGAAGTTGGCTCAGCTGCAGCGCCTCAATGTGGAGCTAGAAGAgatgaaaaaacagaagcagCCTGCAACAACAGCTGCAGAGACTCAAGAGTAA